From a single Photobacterium gaetbulicola Gung47 genomic region:
- a CDS encoding aminopeptidase N (COG0308), whose translation MAEQPTIQPTAKYRSDYQAPEFTITDLSLEFDLHDTATRVVAVSKVEQKVDGATSMELDGDALTLVRIEINGESWTNFEQSEGMLTVNGLPAAFEMLIETEINPEANTLLEGLYKSGGAYCTQCEAEGFRRITYYLDRPDVLARFTTKVIADKAQYPYLLSNGNRVDSGELGNGRHWVQWQDPFPKPSYLFALVAGDFDVLRDKYTTVSGRDVALEIFVDKGNLDRAEYAMTSLINSMKWDEERFGLEYDLDIYMIVAVDFFNMGAMENKGLNVFNSKYVLANAKTATDTDYQGIEAVIGHEYFHNWTGNRVTCRDWFQLSLKEGLTVFRDQEFSSDLGSRPVNRINNVRVMRGPQFSEDRGPMSHPIRPEKVIEMNNFYTLTVYEKGSEVIRMMHTLLGEENFQAGMKLYFERHDGTAATCDDFVQAMEDASGISLDKFRRWYSQSGTPVVQVETEFLEQEKRYRVTVRQHTAPTPGQEEKHPLHIPFDIELYDAQGNVIPLQCNGEPIHNVLDVTEAEQVFEFDGIEHQPVISMLREFSAPVILEYDYSDAELTFLMVHARNEFARWDAGQILLAKHIKQNVTRCQNGESFVLPESVVDAFRGVLLDEKLDPAFIAEMLTLPSENEVAGWYETVDVDAINTVMAELEKALALAMEDEFSAIYHSLTQAAYTIEHEAMAKRSLRNTCLAYLALTEQGNSLVAKQYEASDNMTDTMAAMAAANNAQLACRPAQMADFSDKWTHDGLVMDKWFILQGKNPAENALENVRETMNHKAFDIKNPNRTRSLVASFCANNPVRFHAKDGSGYQFLTEILTVLNTSNPQVASRLIEPFLKYRQYDQQRQALMRAELEKLSQLDNLAKDLFEKVQKALEL comes from the coding sequence ATGGCCGAACAACCAACTATCCAGCCAACGGCAAAGTACCGTTCAGATTACCAAGCACCCGAATTCACGATCACCGATCTTTCCCTAGAGTTTGACTTGCATGATACCGCTACTCGAGTCGTGGCAGTTAGCAAGGTTGAGCAAAAAGTGGACGGTGCCACTTCAATGGAGCTTGATGGCGATGCGCTAACCTTGGTTCGTATTGAAATCAATGGTGAAAGCTGGACGAACTTCGAACAGAGCGAAGGCATGTTGACAGTGAACGGACTGCCTGCCGCGTTCGAGATGCTGATTGAGACTGAAATCAACCCTGAAGCAAACACCTTGCTTGAAGGCTTGTACAAATCAGGCGGTGCATACTGTACCCAGTGTGAGGCAGAAGGCTTCCGTCGTATTACTTATTACCTTGACCGCCCTGATGTGTTGGCACGATTCACGACCAAAGTGATCGCCGACAAAGCCCAATATCCGTATCTGCTGAGCAACGGTAACCGTGTTGACAGTGGTGAGCTGGGCAATGGCCGCCACTGGGTGCAGTGGCAGGACCCATTTCCGAAACCAAGTTACCTGTTTGCGCTAGTGGCAGGGGATTTTGATGTGCTGCGTGACAAGTACACCACTGTTAGCGGTCGTGATGTGGCACTGGAGATTTTTGTCGACAAGGGCAATCTTGATCGTGCCGAATACGCGATGACCTCTCTAATCAACTCAATGAAATGGGATGAAGAGCGCTTCGGGCTCGAGTATGACCTTGATATCTACATGATCGTCGCGGTGGATTTCTTCAATATGGGGGCGATGGAAAACAAAGGCCTGAACGTCTTCAACTCAAAGTACGTACTGGCGAACGCGAAAACGGCAACAGATACTGACTACCAAGGTATCGAAGCGGTGATCGGTCACGAGTATTTCCATAACTGGACCGGTAACCGTGTGACTTGCCGTGACTGGTTCCAGCTTAGCCTGAAGGAAGGTTTGACTGTGTTCCGTGACCAGGAGTTCTCCTCTGATCTCGGCTCACGCCCAGTGAACCGCATCAACAATGTTCGCGTGATGCGCGGACCACAGTTCTCCGAGGACCGTGGGCCTATGTCGCATCCAATTCGTCCTGAAAAAGTCATTGAAATGAATAACTTCTATACACTGACAGTGTATGAGAAGGGCAGTGAAGTTATCCGCATGATGCACACCTTGCTGGGTGAGGAAAACTTCCAGGCCGGCATGAAGTTGTACTTCGAACGTCATGATGGCACTGCCGCAACCTGTGATGACTTTGTCCAGGCGATGGAAGATGCCTCGGGTATCAGCCTTGATAAATTCCGCCGTTGGTACAGCCAGTCTGGTACCCCGGTTGTGCAGGTTGAGACTGAATTCCTTGAACAGGAAAAGCGTTACCGTGTAACAGTAAGGCAGCACACGGCCCCGACTCCGGGCCAGGAAGAGAAACATCCACTGCATATTCCGTTTGATATCGAATTGTATGATGCGCAGGGCAATGTGATTCCGTTACAGTGTAATGGCGAGCCGATCCATAACGTGCTCGACGTGACAGAAGCAGAGCAGGTGTTTGAGTTTGATGGTATCGAACACCAGCCGGTTATTTCTATGCTGCGAGAGTTCTCTGCGCCGGTGATCTTGGAATATGATTACTCGGATGCTGAGCTGACTTTCCTGATGGTTCATGCGCGTAACGAGTTCGCCCGTTGGGATGCAGGCCAGATCTTGTTGGCTAAACATATTAAGCAGAATGTCACCCGCTGTCAGAACGGTGAGTCTTTTGTGTTGCCAGAATCAGTTGTCGATGCGTTCCGTGGCGTACTGCTTGACGAGAAGTTAGATCCGGCCTTTATTGCTGAAATGCTGACACTACCAAGTGAAAATGAGGTAGCGGGTTGGTATGAAACTGTCGATGTTGATGCTATCAACACGGTAATGGCTGAGCTTGAGAAGGCATTGGCTCTAGCCATGGAAGATGAGTTCAGTGCGATCTACCACTCATTGACTCAGGCGGCATATACCATTGAACATGAAGCGATGGCAAAACGTTCGCTTCGCAATACCTGTTTGGCTTACCTTGCATTGACCGAGCAAGGCAATAGTCTAGTAGCAAAGCAGTACGAAGCGTCAGACAATATGACCGATACCATGGCGGCGATGGCGGCGGCGAACAATGCACAGTTGGCATGTCGTCCAGCGCAAATGGCGGATTTCAGTGATAAGTGGACGCATGACGGTCTGGTGATGGACAAATGGTTTATTCTGCAGGGCAAGAACCCAGCGGAAAATGCACTGGAAAACGTGCGTGAAACCATGAACCACAAAGCGTTTGATATTAAGAACCCGAACCGAACCCGTAGTTTGGTTGCTAGTTTCTGTGCAAACAACCCGGTGCGCTTCCACGCCAAAGATGGCTCTGGCTACCAGTTCCTGACGGAGATTCTAACGGTATTGAACACCAGTAACCCGCAGGTAGCGTCTCGATTGATTGAACCATTCCTCAAGTACCGACAGTACGATCAGCAGCGTCAGGCGTTGATGCGAGCCGAGCTGGAGAAGCTGTCTCAGCTTGATAACTTAGCCAAAGACTTGTTCGAAAAAGTACAGAAAGCACTAGAACTTTAA
- a CDS encoding putative NAD-glutamate dehydrogenase (COG2902) has protein sequence MTAPDPIVPVLLEKVYNLIQDKIETPQQSLVEVFAQRLLGQLADDDLLQRNESDLYGAVLSLWHHLVQNKPDQISVRVYNPTLSRYGWQSPHTVVEIITPDRPFLVDSVRMTLTRLGITSHMMLNGPYFFKRNMQGAITEACGKDGDLQTLFHIEVDRLNDKKELEALKQELEQVLQDVDLVVNDWQPMQAKMQAIVKDLKKADLPVNKEHREEAIAFLDWVTHHNFTFMGYHKYDLVPVEGDYELRPCEEPGLGLLSKKDKVRTLRLSQLPESARFEARKRELLILTKSNGKSKIHRPAYTDYIGIKRFDKDGNVIGEHRFTGLYASTAYHQSTMNIPLISNKVTRILEESRYPAGSHSWKALNNLLETYPRDELIQANEKEMLDVGCGVVRMQDRDLLRLFVRRDPFGRFFSCMVYVTKERYNTELRSKTQEVLKDYFASEQDVEFTTFFSESPLARTHYIVRVENNNFDVDIKAIEHNLVEAAASWDDRLSASLIANFGESQGTSLAKNYERAFPRSYKEQMLPGSAVADIEQLENLSEDNKLGMLFYRPQEEANDSRFVKLKLFHRDEPIHLSDVMPMLENLGLRVIGESPYQVITKNGTVYWILDFAMLHNACTGIDLGEARDRFQEAFSAIWHGELESDGFNRLVLCAGLTGREITILRSFARYMRQVGFPFSQHYIEETLSGHSDLARSLVDLFSLRFDPCRKYSESAEKGLIAKLNDKLEHVESLDDDRIIRRYMEMILATQRTNYYQTDTNGQPKPWLSLKLRPSEIPEIPAPVPFFEIFVYAPDIEGVHLRGGKVARGGLRWSDRQEDFRTEILGLVKAQQVKNTVIVPVGAKGGFVCKRQPQLTTREEIWAEGQRCYKRFIRALLDVTDNIIDGELNPPANVVRHDEDDPYLVVAADKGTATFSDLANSVSEDYNFWLGDAFASGGSNGYDHKKMGITAKGGWESVKRHFRELGINCQTTDFTCAGIGDMAGDVFGNGMLLSKHIRLVAAFNHMHIFLDPNPDAETGWQERERLFNLPRSSWEDYDAKLISEGGGIFSRRSKSIKLTPQIQKLLGTRKQSLTPNEVIRLILKMDVDLLWNGGIGTYVKSESETHTDVGDRANDALRINGSELRARVVGEGGNLGLTQLGRVEFSKKGGLVNTDFIDNVGGVDCSDNEVNIKILLNSLVASGDLTYKQRNELLESMEDEVGDIVLDDAYCQSESISVTQQQQVLLLKEQIRFIHHLEKNGKLDRMLEYLPDDDTLAEREKSGMGLTRPELAVLVAYGKMVLKEELVTEEVANDPYHARLLPAYFPKELQERYRSHMELHPLRKELIATSLANQMSNEMGCNFVTRLQEETGATVAEISSAYSVGREVFNFEQYFDQVRALDNVIPAEVQYEVLYRCRRMLRRATRWILRNRDRKLGIEQLIAFYQPIVNKLRENLERYLVTEEVQEHNDQAEEMIKQGIPNDLAHNIARLSSLYSAMDIAQIATGADKDLDFIARVYFVVGSDLSLHWFLKQVHNQPVENHWQALARASFREDLDWQQRQLTLAVISSGLEAPDAESLIENWMDQHKSAIHRWNTVLAEFKVGTTHEFAKFSVALRELMLLNLNCQTVA, from the coding sequence ATGACCGCACCTGACCCTATAGTGCCGGTACTGCTTGAGAAAGTGTATAACTTAATCCAGGACAAGATTGAGACACCCCAGCAGTCATTAGTAGAAGTGTTTGCTCAGCGATTGTTAGGACAACTGGCAGACGACGATCTGCTTCAACGGAATGAATCTGACCTTTATGGTGCTGTTCTGAGTCTATGGCACCACCTAGTACAAAATAAGCCAGACCAAATCTCTGTTCGTGTCTATAACCCGACGCTTAGCCGCTACGGTTGGCAGTCACCGCATACAGTTGTTGAGATCATTACGCCGGACCGTCCGTTCCTTGTTGATTCGGTCCGGATGACGTTGACCCGGCTGGGGATCACCAGCCACATGATGCTTAATGGCCCGTATTTCTTTAAGCGAAATATGCAAGGCGCCATCACCGAGGCGTGCGGTAAGGACGGCGACTTACAGACACTGTTCCATATCGAGGTTGATCGCCTTAACGACAAGAAAGAGCTTGAAGCATTAAAACAAGAACTAGAACAAGTACTTCAAGATGTTGATTTGGTCGTTAATGATTGGCAACCGATGCAAGCCAAAATGCAGGCGATTGTGAAAGATCTCAAGAAGGCCGACCTTCCCGTCAACAAAGAACACCGAGAAGAGGCCATTGCATTTTTGGATTGGGTAACCCATCACAATTTTACCTTCATGGGTTATCACAAGTATGATCTTGTGCCGGTAGAAGGGGATTACGAATTACGTCCCTGCGAAGAGCCAGGGTTAGGGCTGCTGAGTAAAAAAGACAAGGTCAGAACCCTGCGCTTGTCACAGCTTCCCGAGTCTGCTCGTTTTGAGGCTCGCAAGCGCGAGTTGCTGATTCTCACCAAGAGCAATGGCAAGTCAAAAATTCATCGTCCGGCCTACACCGATTACATTGGTATAAAACGTTTTGACAAAGACGGCAATGTTATCGGCGAACACCGCTTTACCGGCCTGTATGCCTCAACGGCCTATCACCAGTCAACCATGAACATTCCGCTGATCAGTAACAAGGTTACGCGTATTTTGGAAGAAAGCCGCTATCCGGCTGGTTCGCATTCATGGAAGGCACTGAACAACCTACTTGAAACCTATCCGCGTGATGAGCTGATCCAAGCAAATGAAAAAGAAATGCTGGACGTAGGGTGTGGTGTGGTGCGAATGCAAGACCGAGATTTGCTACGCTTATTTGTTCGCCGCGATCCTTTTGGCCGCTTCTTCTCTTGCATGGTGTATGTAACCAAAGAGCGTTACAACACCGAGCTGCGTAGTAAGACCCAGGAAGTTTTGAAAGATTACTTTGCCTCTGAGCAGGATGTGGAATTCACCACTTTCTTCTCGGAAAGCCCGTTGGCGAGAACGCATTATATCGTGCGAGTAGAAAATAATAATTTTGATGTGGACATCAAAGCTATCGAGCATAATCTCGTGGAGGCGGCGGCTTCGTGGGATGATCGTCTAAGCGCTTCGCTCATCGCCAACTTTGGTGAAAGCCAAGGGACGTCATTGGCGAAAAACTACGAGCGTGCCTTCCCGCGTTCCTACAAAGAGCAGATGTTGCCGGGCTCAGCCGTCGCCGATATCGAACAGCTTGAAAACCTCAGTGAAGACAACAAGCTGGGTATGCTGTTCTACCGTCCTCAGGAAGAAGCCAATGATTCGCGTTTTGTGAAACTAAAGCTTTTCCACCGAGATGAACCTATTCATCTTTCTGATGTTATGCCGATGCTGGAAAACCTGGGCTTGAGGGTAATAGGTGAGTCGCCTTATCAAGTGATCACCAAAAACGGTACGGTTTATTGGATCCTTGATTTCGCGATGTTGCACAACGCCTGCACCGGAATAGATCTCGGTGAGGCACGCGATCGTTTCCAGGAGGCGTTCTCAGCTATCTGGCATGGCGAACTAGAAAGTGATGGCTTCAACCGTTTGGTGTTGTGTGCCGGTTTGACCGGACGTGAAATTACCATTTTGCGTAGTTTTGCCCGTTACATGCGCCAAGTCGGTTTCCCATTCAGTCAGCACTATATTGAAGAAACGCTGTCTGGTCATAGTGATCTTGCGCGATCGTTGGTCGATTTGTTCTCCCTGCGGTTCGATCCATGCCGGAAATATTCGGAAAGTGCGGAAAAAGGACTGATTGCCAAACTGAATGACAAGCTTGAACATGTAGAAAGCCTGGATGACGATAGGATCATTCGCCGTTATATGGAGATGATCCTGGCGACGCAGCGAACAAACTATTACCAGACTGATACCAACGGCCAGCCAAAGCCATGGCTGTCACTGAAGCTGCGGCCATCGGAAATCCCAGAAATCCCTGCACCGGTACCGTTCTTCGAGATCTTTGTGTATGCACCGGATATCGAGGGGGTTCACCTACGTGGTGGCAAGGTCGCTCGTGGTGGCTTGCGATGGTCGGATCGTCAGGAAGACTTCCGGACAGAGATCCTTGGTCTTGTGAAGGCACAGCAGGTTAAAAACACGGTTATTGTTCCGGTAGGGGCAAAAGGTGGGTTTGTCTGTAAGCGTCAGCCTCAGCTGACAACACGTGAAGAGATTTGGGCTGAAGGTCAGCGTTGTTACAAGCGCTTTATTCGTGCCTTGCTGGATGTGACAGATAACATTATTGATGGCGAGTTAAACCCACCAGCCAATGTCGTTCGTCATGATGAAGATGATCCGTATTTGGTTGTGGCGGCGGATAAAGGTACCGCGACATTCTCCGATTTGGCCAACTCGGTTTCTGAGGATTACAACTTCTGGCTGGGCGATGCGTTTGCCTCCGGGGGTTCAAACGGTTACGACCACAAGAAAATGGGTATTACAGCCAAAGGTGGTTGGGAGTCGGTGAAACGCCATTTTCGCGAGTTGGGCATCAACTGTCAGACCACGGACTTCACCTGCGCCGGTATCGGTGATATGGCAGGGGACGTGTTTGGTAACGGTATGCTACTGTCGAAGCATATCCGTTTAGTCGCAGCCTTTAACCATATGCATATCTTCTTGGATCCGAATCCAGATGCAGAAACCGGCTGGCAAGAGCGTGAACGGCTGTTCAACCTACCACGCTCCAGCTGGGAAGATTATGATGCCAAGCTGATTTCAGAAGGGGGAGGCATTTTCTCACGTCGTAGCAAGTCGATCAAACTGACTCCGCAGATCCAAAAATTACTCGGTACGCGCAAACAGAGCCTGACACCCAACGAGGTGATCCGCCTGATCCTGAAAATGGACGTGGATCTCTTATGGAACGGCGGCATCGGTACTTACGTGAAGTCCGAATCAGAAACCCACACCGATGTTGGCGACCGTGCAAATGACGCGCTCCGTATCAACGGCAGCGAGCTTCGCGCCCGTGTTGTTGGCGAAGGGGGTAACTTGGGCTTGACCCAACTAGGTCGGGTGGAGTTTTCGAAGAAAGGCGGTTTGGTCAATACCGACTTCATCGATAACGTTGGCGGTGTGGATTGTTCGGATAACGAAGTGAATATCAAGATCCTGCTCAATTCACTGGTTGCCAGTGGCGATCTTACCTATAAGCAGCGAAATGAACTGCTTGAAAGCATGGAAGATGAAGTGGGTGATATCGTCCTTGATGATGCGTATTGCCAGAGCGAGTCCATTTCGGTGACCCAGCAGCAACAAGTTCTGCTGCTCAAGGAGCAGATCCGCTTTATCCACCACCTGGAGAAAAATGGGAAGTTGGATCGTATGCTGGAGTACTTGCCCGATGACGATACGCTGGCGGAGCGTGAAAAGTCTGGAATGGGCTTGACCCGTCCGGAGCTTGCGGTACTGGTGGCATACGGCAAGATGGTACTGAAAGAAGAGTTGGTAACCGAAGAAGTTGCCAATGATCCTTACCATGCTCGACTATTGCCGGCGTACTTTCCGAAAGAGCTGCAAGAGCGCTACCGAAGCCATATGGAGCTCCATCCACTGCGTAAGGAACTGATAGCGACTTCGTTGGCCAACCAAATGTCCAATGAAATGGGATGTAACTTTGTCACTCGTCTGCAGGAAGAGACTGGAGCAACGGTTGCAGAAATTTCTTCGGCATACTCTGTTGGACGGGAAGTGTTTAACTTTGAACAGTACTTTGACCAGGTCCGCGCGTTGGATAATGTGATCCCGGCAGAAGTGCAGTATGAAGTGTTATACCGCTGTCGCCGTATGCTCCGTCGCGCAACTCGTTGGATCTTGCGAAACCGAGACAGAAAACTGGGTATCGAGCAGCTGATTGCCTTCTATCAGCCGATTGTCAACAAGCTGCGTGAAAACTTGGAGCGTTACCTTGTCACTGAAGAGGTCCAGGAGCATAACGATCAGGCCGAAGAGATGATCAAGCAGGGGATCCCTAATGATTTGGCACACAACATAGCACGTTTGAGTAGCCTGTACTCGGCTATGGATATTGCCCAGATCGCGACGGGAGCGGATAAAGATCTCGACTTTATCGCCCGTGTATACTTTGTTGTTGGCTCCGATCTGTCGTTGCACTGGTTCCTCAAGCAGGTTCATAACCAGCCCGTTGAGAACCACTGGCAGGCGCTAGCCAGGGCCTCGTTCCGTGAAGATCTCGATTGGCAGCAACGCCAATTGACCCTAGCTGTCATAAGTAGTGGCCTGGAGGCTCCGGATGCAGAGAGCTTGATCGAAAATTGGATGGATCAACACAAGTCCGCTATACATCGTTGGAATACCGTTCTGGCTGAGTTCAAAGTGGGAACAACGCATGAATTTGCTAAGTTCTCTGTTGCTTTGCGAGAGCTTATGTTATTGAATCTTAACTGCCAAACAGTGGCATAA